Proteins from a single region of Paenibacillus sp.:
- the rnr gene encoding ribonuclease R, translating to MVTKQELLEFMRETAYKPLTVQELESHYGLEDAEAFKELVKLLNEMEDEGEIVRTRTDRYGVPERMNLIRGRLHAHPKGFGFLIPEDRDHPDIYIHLNDMKGAMQNDIVLGRVTGRGGPNGTKLEGEVVRIVKRANSQIVGTFENHETYGFVIPDDKRIQKDVFVPREKFMGAVTGQKVVVKLVTFPDGRAAAEGEVVEILGHKDDPGVDILSIIRKFGLPEAFPPEVMEEAEAAPDTIREEELAGRRDLRGRTIVTIDGEDAKDLDDAVSCEMLENGNYLLGVHIADVGYYVREGSALDREAFNRGTSVYLVDRVIPMLPHRLSNGICSLHPRVDRLTLSCEMEIDPTGKIVRHDIFPSVIKTVERMTYKNVYQLVDDEAEPEPELLERYKELIPFFRQMRDLALILREKRMRRGAIDFDFSESKVIVNEEGKPIDIVKRPRTIAEMMIEEFMLAANETVAEHFHWLKVPFLYRIHEDPDSEKLLHFMQFITNFGYVVKGKGNTVHPRALQTLLEEIKGTKEETVISTVMLRSMKQARYDAESLGHFGLAAEFYSHFTSPIRRYPDLVIHRIMREVINNGGGGLADHRQEYLASRMPDIAQQSSERERLAVDAERETDALKKAEYMLDKIGEEFEGIISSVTSFGMFVELGNTVEGLVRLSDLTDDYYHFHEMQLALIGERTAKMYRIGDEVKVRVARVNIDERTIDFEMVDMKSRAGGRASVIRVDRGAPGRGAGRGKRGPRAKVIATEGTMERNSRGSKNAAGGSAEGGTDFWGFKSGGGGKKRSGTGGASGGPTGGGGGGKRGGGKKKSRAGGGGNGFGGGFAAGPGLGATGGGGKGGGKKKNRSGPRADEGPRTSALVAAEASTELTPGITLGGGAKKRVKKKKRKD from the coding sequence GTGGTAACGAAGCAGGAATTGCTGGAATTTATGCGGGAGACGGCGTATAAGCCGCTCACCGTGCAGGAGCTCGAAAGTCATTACGGCCTAGAGGACGCGGAAGCGTTCAAGGAGCTCGTGAAGCTCCTCAACGAAATGGAAGACGAAGGCGAGATCGTGCGGACGAGAACGGACCGGTACGGCGTGCCGGAGCGGATGAATTTGATCCGCGGGCGCCTTCATGCGCATCCGAAGGGCTTTGGCTTTCTCATCCCCGAAGACCGGGACCACCCGGACATTTATATTCATTTGAATGACATGAAGGGCGCGATGCAGAACGACATCGTGCTCGGGCGCGTCACGGGACGAGGCGGGCCGAACGGAACGAAGCTCGAAGGCGAAGTCGTGCGCATCGTGAAGCGGGCGAATTCGCAAATCGTCGGTACGTTCGAGAATCACGAAACGTACGGTTTCGTCATCCCGGACGACAAGCGGATCCAAAAGGACGTGTTCGTGCCCCGGGAGAAATTCATGGGCGCGGTCACGGGACAGAAGGTCGTCGTGAAGCTGGTGACGTTCCCGGACGGCCGGGCCGCCGCCGAAGGCGAAGTTGTCGAAATCCTCGGTCATAAGGACGACCCGGGCGTCGATATTTTGTCCATTATCCGCAAATTCGGCTTGCCGGAGGCGTTCCCGCCCGAGGTGATGGAAGAAGCGGAGGCGGCGCCGGATACGATCCGCGAGGAAGAGCTGGCGGGCCGCCGCGACTTGCGCGGCCGCACGATCGTGACGATCGACGGCGAGGACGCGAAGGACCTCGACGACGCGGTCAGCTGCGAGATGCTCGAGAACGGCAATTACTTGCTCGGCGTCCATATCGCGGACGTCGGCTATTACGTGCGCGAAGGCTCCGCGTTGGACCGCGAAGCGTTCAACCGGGGCACGTCGGTCTATTTGGTCGACCGGGTCATCCCGATGCTGCCGCATCGGCTGTCGAACGGGATCTGCTCGCTGCATCCCCGCGTCGACCGTCTGACGTTATCGTGCGAAATGGAAATCGACCCTACCGGGAAAATCGTGCGGCACGACATTTTCCCGTCCGTCATTAAGACGGTGGAGCGGATGACGTATAAGAACGTGTACCAATTGGTGGACGACGAAGCCGAACCGGAACCGGAGCTGCTCGAGCGGTATAAGGAGCTTATTCCGTTCTTCCGGCAAATGCGCGATCTGGCGCTCATTTTGCGCGAGAAGCGGATGCGGCGCGGCGCCATCGACTTCGATTTCTCCGAATCGAAGGTGATCGTCAACGAGGAAGGCAAGCCGATCGACATCGTGAAGCGCCCTCGGACGATCGCGGAAATGATGATCGAGGAGTTCATGCTGGCGGCGAACGAGACGGTGGCGGAGCATTTCCACTGGCTTAAAGTGCCGTTCCTGTACCGCATCCACGAAGATCCGGACAGCGAAAAGCTGCTGCACTTCATGCAGTTCATTACGAATTTCGGCTACGTGGTTAAGGGCAAAGGCAACACGGTCCATCCGCGCGCGCTCCAGACGCTGCTTGAGGAGATTAAGGGGACGAAGGAAGAGACCGTCATCTCCACGGTCATGCTGCGTTCGATGAAGCAGGCGCGGTACGACGCGGAGTCGCTCGGCCACTTCGGCTTGGCGGCGGAGTTCTACTCGCACTTCACGTCGCCGATTCGCCGGTACCCGGACCTCGTGATTCACCGAATCATGCGCGAGGTGATCAACAACGGCGGCGGCGGGCTGGCGGACCACCGGCAGGAGTATTTGGCGTCGCGGATGCCGGACATCGCGCAGCAATCTTCGGAGCGCGAGCGGCTCGCGGTCGACGCGGAGCGGGAGACGGACGCCCTGAAGAAAGCCGAGTACATGCTGGATAAGATCGGCGAAGAGTTCGAGGGCATCATTTCGTCCGTGACGTCGTTCGGCATGTTCGTCGAGCTGGGCAACACGGTGGAAGGGCTCGTGCGTCTGAGCGATTTGACAGACGACTATTACCATTTCCACGAGATGCAGCTCGCCTTGATCGGCGAACGGACGGCGAAGATGTACCGCATCGGCGACGAGGTGAAGGTGCGCGTCGCGCGGGTCAACATCGACGAGCGGACGATCGACTTCGAGATGGTCGATATGAAGTCGCGCGCCGGCGGACGCGCGAGCGTCATCCGCGTCGATCGCGGCGCGCCGGGGCGCGGCGCCGGTCGCGGCAAGCGCGGCCCGCGGGCGAAAGTCATCGCGACGGAAGGCACGATGGAGCGGAACAGCCGCGGTTCGAAGAACGCCGCGGGCGGCTCCGCCGAAGGAGGCACCGACTTCTGGGGCTTTAAGTCCGGCGGGGGCGGCAAGAAGCGCAGCGGTACTGGCGGCGCTAGCGGCGGCCCTACCGGCGGCGGCGGCGGCGGCAAGCGCGGCGGCGGCAAGAAGAAGTCGCGCGCGGGCGGCGGCGGCAACGGCTTCGGCGGCGGCTTCGCGGCGGGCCCGGGCCTCGGTGCGACCGGCGGCGGCGGTAAGGGCGGCGGCAAGAAGAAGAACCGCAGCGGTCCGCGCGCCGACGAAGGCCCGCGCACATCCGCGCTCGTCGCGGCCGAAGCGTCGACCGAGCTGACCCCGGGCATTACGCTCGGCGGCGGGGCGAAGAAGCGCGTGAAGAAAAAGAAGCGCAAAGATTAG
- the secG gene encoding preprotein translocase subunit SecG, giving the protein METLFKVLLIIFSVALIAIVLLQKGKSAGLSGAITGGAEHLFGKQKARGMELLLQRITMGLAVGFFILTVVVAYVVG; this is encoded by the coding sequence TTGGAAACGTTATTTAAAGTACTGCTCATCATTTTCTCCGTCGCGTTGATCGCGATCGTCCTGCTGCAGAAGGGCAAGAGCGCAGGGTTATCCGGTGCGATTACGGGCGGCGCGGAGCACTTGTTCGGCAAGCAAAAGGCGCGCGGCATGGAATTGCTCCTCCAGCGCATCACGATGGGCCTGGCCGTAGGTTTCTTTATCTTAACCGTAGTCGTTGCTTACGTCGTCGGCTAA
- a CDS encoding HD domain-containing phosphohydrolase → MYPWTLHHHERYDGKGYPRRLAGQAIPLGARLLTLANRLDHLLARHEQDAG, encoded by the coding sequence ATGTATCCGTGGACCCTGCACCATCACGAGCGGTACGACGGCAAAGGGTACCCGCGGCGGTTGGCCGGACAAGCCATTCCGCTGGGCGCTCGGCTGCTTACGCTCGCGAATCGGCTCGACCATCTGCTCGCTCGGCATGAACAGGACGCCGGCTGA
- a CDS encoding MBL fold metallo-hydrolase: MLEQLTKRFAYMPADGSVDRPILGAVLGDERTLYIDAGNSRRHASAFREAVRAAHAVREPMTALTHWHWDHAFGAPYERMPLIAHRRTREALAKLVGLDWSDEALDERVRTGEEIEFCTSYIKKEFGEIRDIEIALPDMTFDRSVTLHLGSVDCVIDHIGGVHADDHSIVYIPEERVLFLGDALGPAIYDGPRYYDAVDLLRLIDRVREYPAEWYIESHSQPVKAEAFWAEITEFRTLAELVLEIGDDERRIEAELAKRLRRELSEDDRRTVEQFVLGSRKKQR, from the coding sequence ATGTTGGAACAATTAACGAAGAGGTTCGCGTACATGCCGGCGGACGGCAGCGTCGATCGGCCGATTCTCGGAGCTGTGCTGGGAGACGAGCGGACGCTGTACATCGACGCCGGCAACTCGCGGCGCCACGCCTCCGCGTTCCGAGAGGCGGTGCGGGCGGCGCATGCCGTTCGCGAGCCGATGACGGCGTTGACGCATTGGCACTGGGATCACGCCTTCGGCGCCCCGTACGAACGTATGCCGCTCATCGCGCACCGCCGGACGCGGGAGGCGCTGGCGAAGCTGGTCGGGCTCGACTGGTCGGACGAGGCGCTCGACGAGCGGGTGCGGACCGGGGAAGAGATCGAATTTTGCACGAGCTATATCAAAAAAGAGTTCGGCGAAATCCGAGATATCGAGATCGCGCTCCCGGACATGACGTTCGATCGCTCCGTCACGCTCCACCTCGGAAGCGTCGACTGCGTCATCGACCATATCGGCGGCGTCCATGCGGACGATCACAGTATTGTATACATCCCCGAGGAACGCGTTCTGTTTCTAGGCGACGCGCTGGGTCCCGCCATCTACGACGGACCTCGGTATTATGACGCGGTGGATTTGCTTCGGTTGATCGATCGCGTTCGCGAGTACCCGGCGGAGTGGTACATCGAATCGCATTCGCAGCCGGTCAAGGCAGAGGCGTTCTGGGCGGAAATCACCGAGTTTCGGACGCTGGCCGAGCTGGTGCTGGAGATCGGCGACGACGAGCGCCGGATCGAGGCGGAGCTCGCGAAGCGGCTGCGGCGCGAGCTGAGCGAGGACGACCGGAGGACGGTCGAGCAATTTGTGCTCGGCAGCCGGAAAAAGCAGAGATAA
- a CDS encoding M50 family metallopeptidase, giving the protein MGRWIITLALLVGCFALAEWLPFSPYFRNMDTMVHEFGHAAATLLLSGEVQYIHLYEDHSGVTLSAVQSGWRLIPVALSGYMTASLFAVMLFALHRYRQYRVGLAIVTGIALACLLLFVRNDFGAQWLLGFIGLNALAFIMPIAFIRTAYYLLLAFLSLVESVTGAITILYVAATTPEGAGDAANLAGVTGVPAILWGVFFVLFALWCAKRAIQYFLPPPKKSIWSKKRGVSPLT; this is encoded by the coding sequence ATGGGCCGATGGATCATCACGCTAGCGTTACTAGTGGGATGCTTCGCGCTCGCGGAGTGGCTCCCCTTTTCGCCGTATTTCCGCAACATGGACACGATGGTTCACGAGTTCGGGCATGCGGCTGCGACGCTGCTGTTATCCGGGGAAGTGCAGTACATCCACTTGTACGAGGATCACAGCGGCGTCACGCTGTCGGCCGTGCAGAGCGGCTGGCGGCTCATCCCGGTGGCGCTGTCGGGCTATATGACCGCCTCGCTCTTCGCCGTGATGCTGTTCGCCCTGCATCGGTACCGGCAGTACCGCGTCGGACTCGCGATCGTGACGGGCATCGCCCTCGCCTGCCTGCTGCTGTTCGTGCGCAACGACTTCGGCGCGCAGTGGCTGCTCGGCTTCATCGGACTGAACGCGCTGGCCTTCATCATGCCGATCGCCTTCATTCGAACGGCGTACTACCTGCTGTTGGCGTTCCTCTCGCTCGTCGAGTCGGTGACCGGCGCCATCACGATATTGTATGTGGCCGCGACGACGCCGGAGGGTGCGGGCGATGCCGCCAACCTCGCCGGCGTCACCGGCGTGCCGGCGATTCTCTGGGGCGTCTTCTTCGTGCTGTTCGCGCTCTGGTGCGCAAAACGGGCGATTCAATACTTCTTGCCGCCGCCTAAGAAATCGATATGGTCGAAAAAACGCGGCGTCTCGCCGCTGACATAG
- the eno gene encoding phosphopyruvate hydratase produces MTIITDVYAREVLDSRGNPTVEVEVKLESGAKGRAIVPSGASTGAHEAVELRDGDKSRYLGKGVLKAVQNVNEVIAPVIIGLDALEQVAIDKAMIDLDGTPNKGKLGANAILAVSMAVARAAADALDIPIYNYLGGFNAKQLPVPMMNIVNGGAHADNNVDVQEFMVLPVGAPSFAEALRAGAEVFHALKSVLKEKGLNTAVGDEGGFAPNLGSNEEALQTIIAAIERAGYKPGVDMFLGMDVASTEFFKNGKYELEGEGKSFTPAEFVDLLASWVDKYPIITIEDGCSEDDWEGWKLLTERLGGKVQLVGDDLFVTNTTRLSKGIEEGIGNSILIKVNQIGTLTETFDAIEMAKRAGYTAVISHRSGESEDSTISDIAVATNAGQIKTGAPSRTDRVAKYNQLLRIEDNLNVAAQYAGKKAFYNLKSFK; encoded by the coding sequence CGGCGCGAAAGGCCGCGCCATCGTTCCGTCCGGCGCATCCACGGGCGCGCACGAAGCCGTTGAGCTTCGCGACGGCGACAAGAGCCGCTACCTCGGCAAGGGCGTTCTGAAAGCCGTTCAGAACGTGAACGAAGTCATCGCTCCGGTCATCATCGGCCTCGACGCGCTCGAGCAAGTCGCGATCGACAAGGCGATGATCGATCTCGACGGCACGCCGAACAAAGGCAAGCTCGGCGCCAACGCGATTCTCGCGGTATCGATGGCGGTCGCTCGCGCCGCTGCGGACGCACTCGACATTCCGATCTACAACTACCTCGGCGGCTTCAACGCGAAGCAGCTGCCGGTTCCGATGATGAACATCGTCAACGGCGGCGCGCACGCGGACAACAACGTCGACGTACAAGAGTTCATGGTACTGCCGGTCGGCGCGCCGTCGTTCGCCGAAGCGCTTCGCGCAGGTGCGGAAGTGTTCCATGCGCTGAAGTCCGTTTTGAAAGAAAAAGGCTTGAACACGGCAGTAGGCGACGAAGGCGGCTTCGCGCCGAACCTCGGCTCCAACGAAGAAGCGCTGCAAACGATCATTGCGGCGATCGAGCGCGCGGGCTATAAGCCGGGCGTCGACATGTTCCTCGGCATGGACGTCGCGTCCACGGAATTTTTCAAGAACGGCAAGTACGAGCTCGAAGGCGAAGGCAAGTCGTTCACGCCGGCTGAGTTCGTCGACCTGCTCGCTTCTTGGGTCGATAAGTACCCGATCATCACGATCGAAGACGGCTGCTCCGAAGACGACTGGGAAGGCTGGAAGCTGCTGACGGAACGCCTCGGCGGCAAAGTGCAGCTCGTCGGCGACGACTTGTTCGTCACGAACACGACGCGCCTGTCCAAGGGTATCGAAGAAGGCATCGGCAACTCGATCCTTATCAAAGTCAACCAAATCGGTACGCTGACGGAAACGTTCGACGCGATCGAAATGGCGAAGCGCGCGGGCTACACGGCGGTCATCTCGCACCGTTCCGGCGAATCCGAAGACAGCACGATCTCCGACATCGCGGTCGCGACGAACGCGGGTCAAATCAAGACGGGCGCGCCGTCCCGTACGGACCGCGTCGCGAAGTACAACCAGCTGCTTCGCATCGAAGACAACCTGAACGTCGCCGCGCAATACGCAGGCAAGAAGGCGTTCTATAACCTCAAAAGCTTCAAGTAA